In the genome of Bacteroidota bacterium, one region contains:
- a CDS encoding helix-turn-helix domain-containing protein — protein sequence MKTLIYTVIKDIKQYKNYCDTLEKLVLRNDKENNDEIELLTLLIEKWDNEHNTFNDSDPIVLLKFLMENHDLKAKDLVTIMDLSKGTISKILNYHKGLSKDTIRKLSDYFKVSQEAFNRPYKLINEVNKHFRNASLMNTRKNMIEA from the coding sequence ATGAAAACATTAATATATACAGTAATAAAGGATATTAAGCAATACAAAAATTATTGTGACACTTTGGAGAAATTGGTTCTTCGAAATGATAAAGAAAATAATGACGAGATTGAACTGCTTACTCTATTGATTGAAAAATGGGATAATGAGCATAATACATTTAATGATTCAGATCCAATAGTATTACTTAAATTTCTAATGGAAAATCATGATTTAAAGGCAAAAGATTTGGTAACTATTATGGATTTATCAAAAGGGACAATCTCAAAGATTTTAAACTATCATAAAGGACTTTCAAAAGATACAATAAGGAAGCTTTCAGATTATTTTAAAGTATCTCAAGAAGCCTTTAATCGACCTTATAAACTGATTAACGAAGTGAATAAACATTTCCGAAATGCAAGTTTAATGAATACAAGGAAAAATATGATAGAGGCATAA
- a CDS encoding peptidase domain-containing ABC transporter: MSSFPFIHQHDQTDCGPSCLHMVSKFYGKNYNLQYLRENCFITREGVSLLGISEAAEKIGFRTIGVNLKFESLANEAQLPCIVHWNQNHFIVVYKIKKKLVYVSDPAYGLLKFSISDFKRGWINNSNNDGDFGTCLLLEPTSEFYKTIANNKETSGFKFLYSYILVYQKFFFQLFVSLLFSSIVQLIFPFISQAIVDTGINTRDLNFIYLALMAQMTLFISRTTVDFIRSRILIHISARINISILSDFLSKLMRLPISFFDNKMTGDILQRLNDHERLEQFFSSQMLGVLFSSFNLIIFGVVLAIYEIKIFIVFMLGSTLYCLWMFLFMKKRKDLDYRRFAQLSANQNNTLELIEGMQEIKLNNCERQKRWKWEGIQANLFYINLNNLSVTQYQISGSVFINETKNIIITIMAATAVLNGQMTLGMMLAIQYIIGQLNSPIEQMIEFIQSSQLAKISIERLCEIHIKKDEEIPEETKLTYLPENRSIILKNVTYQYEGPHSPKVLNNVNITIPQKKTTAIVGASGSGKTTLLKLLLGFYLPVEGSVNIGDINLLNYNNSWWRSQCGVVMQDGFIFSETIASNIAISDEKINKEKLLYAVKMANIQDFIESLPLSYNTIIGKEGNGLSQGQKQRILIARAIYKNPEFVFFDEATNALDANNERIIMENLLQFFKGKTVVVVAHRLSTVKNADQIIVLNNGCVTEIGTHHELTSIKGSYFNLVKNQLELGN; the protein is encoded by the coding sequence ATGTCATCCTTCCCATTCATCCATCAACATGATCAGACAGATTGCGGCCCATCATGTCTTCATATGGTGTCAAAGTTTTATGGCAAAAATTATAACCTTCAATATCTTCGTGAAAATTGTTTTATTACGCGTGAAGGTGTTTCATTATTAGGTATTAGTGAAGCGGCTGAAAAAATAGGTTTCAGAACAATTGGTGTAAATCTAAAGTTTGAGTCTTTGGCAAATGAGGCTCAATTACCATGCATTGTCCATTGGAACCAAAACCATTTTATCGTTGTTTATAAAATAAAAAAAAAACTGGTATATGTTTCCGATCCAGCATATGGACTTTTAAAATTTTCAATTAGCGATTTTAAAAGAGGTTGGATTAATAATTCAAATAATGATGGAGATTTTGGTACTTGTTTGTTGCTTGAACCTACGTCAGAATTCTACAAAACAATAGCTAATAACAAAGAAACATCCGGTTTTAAGTTCTTATATTCATATATTTTAGTCTACCAGAAATTTTTCTTTCAATTATTTGTGAGTTTATTATTTAGTAGTATTGTTCAATTAATTTTTCCTTTTATTTCTCAAGCTATTGTTGATACTGGTATCAATACACGGGACCTAAATTTTATCTACCTTGCCCTGATGGCGCAAATGACATTATTTATAAGTCGAACAACTGTAGATTTTATTCGGTCTAGGATACTTATACATATTAGTGCAAGAATAAATATTTCAATTTTATCTGATTTCCTTTCCAAATTAATGAGGCTACCGATAAGTTTTTTCGACAACAAAATGACTGGGGATATTTTGCAGCGTTTGAATGATCATGAAAGGCTAGAACAATTCTTTTCTTCTCAAATGTTAGGTGTGCTTTTTTCAAGTTTTAACCTTATTATCTTTGGGGTAGTTTTGGCTATTTATGAGATAAAAATTTTCATTGTATTTATGCTCGGTAGTACATTATATTGTCTGTGGATGTTTTTGTTTATGAAAAAGAGGAAAGATTTGGATTATAGAAGGTTTGCTCAACTATCGGCTAATCAAAATAATACGCTAGAGTTAATTGAAGGTATGCAAGAGATAAAGCTTAATAATTGCGAACGTCAGAAACGATGGAAATGGGAAGGTATACAAGCTAATTTATTTTATATCAACCTTAATAATCTGTCTGTAACACAATACCAAATATCAGGATCTGTTTTTATTAATGAAACTAAAAATATTATTATCACTATAATGGCAGCTACTGCTGTACTCAACGGCCAAATGACATTGGGTATGATGCTGGCAATTCAATACATTATAGGACAATTAAATAGTCCTATAGAACAAATGATTGAATTTATTCAAAGTAGTCAACTTGCTAAAATAAGCATAGAGCGACTTTGTGAAATCCATATTAAAAAAGATGAAGAAATACCAGAAGAAACTAAGCTTACATATCTACCCGAAAATAGAAGTATTATACTAAAAAATGTCACTTATCAATATGAGGGGCCTCATTCTCCAAAAGTGTTAAATAATGTAAATATAACTATCCCTCAGAAAAAAACAACGGCGATTGTGGGTGCAAGTGGAAGTGGCAAGACAACCTTGTTAAAACTTTTGCTTGGTTTTTATTTACCGGTTGAAGGCAGTGTTAATATAGGAGACATTAATTTACTGAACTACAACAATAGTTGGTGGCGAAGTCAGTGTGGGGTTGTTATGCAGGATGGCTTTATTTTTTCCGAAACTATTGCTTCGAACATAGCCATTTCTGATGAAAAAATAAACAAAGAAAAACTTCTATATGCAGTAAAAATGGCGAACATTCAAGACTTCATAGAGAGTTTGCCATTAAGTTATAATACAATAATTGGGAAGGAAGGTAATGGACTTAGTCAGGGACAAAAGCAGCGAATTTTAATTGCAAGGGCTATTTATAAAAACCCAGAATTCGTGTTTTTTGACGAGGCTACCAATGCACTCGATGCGAATAATGAGCGTATCATAATGGAAAATCTCTTACAATTTTTTAAAGGTAAGACAGTTGTTGTGGTAGCTCATCGTTTAAGTACCGTTAAAAATGCTGATCAAATTATTGTTCTAAACAATGGTTGTGTTACCGAAATAGGCACTCATCATGAACTTACTTCAATAAAAGGTTCTTATTTCAATTTAGTTAAAAACCAACTTGAACTTGGTAATTAA
- a CDS encoding type II toxin-antitoxin system HigB family toxin translates to MKRVDWNEPKEIISTFNSADILGKGSDRVVFNIGGNNYRLICKYNFGNTRVHLFVKWIGTHAEYTKLCNEGKQYEIDVY, encoded by the coding sequence ATTAAACGAGTTGATTGGAATGAGCCTAAAGAGATTATCTCGACTTTTAATAGTGCAGATATTCTTGGTAAAGGTTCAGACAGAGTTGTATTTAATATTGGCGGAAACAATTACAGACTGATTTGCAAATATAACTTTGGAAATACAAGAGTTCATCTCTTTGTAAAGTGGATTGGTACTCATGCAGAGTATACAAAACTTTGCAACGAAGGAAAACAATACGAGATTGATGTTTATTAA
- a CDS encoding HlyD family efflux transporter periplasmic adaptor subunit — protein sequence MENNKPLKTEIGKLRLQNNEINDIIGIVPKWFVRFGITIIFIFLMIILIGCWFFKYPDIVSGKVQITANNIPSSIVAHSDGRIEKIFIRDNQHVNENEILAVIESNADYKEVFAIKNLTDSLNSIFQFKDTIFSGITYDYFKLGEIQPYYSSFIKQLSDYNNFVFLNYQRKKIASLNFEISQENSYIKKLNKKLYYSKEQLSIARSQFRRDSLLYKHEVIALADFEKSRTTYLQSKSTLENVNTEIINANIQVTKLNQDILDLSSQRLEQTTQQHNNLKESYEVLLSHISDWEKTYILKSTTDGIMTFTRIWNKNQNVKKGDVVFTIIPSGSISYIAKIQLPIQSSGKVKVGQKVIIKLDDFPYMEYGMLCGFVNKISLVPDNDFYFAEVNFSSKLLTTYGKDISMKSLYNGSCEIITQEQRLIYKLVYPLRAFWVKNRTL from the coding sequence ATGGAAAATAATAAACCACTAAAAACAGAAATTGGAAAACTTAGGTTACAGAACAATGAGATTAATGATATTATTGGAATTGTACCTAAATGGTTTGTCAGATTTGGCATTACCATAATATTTATTTTTCTAATGATAATCCTTATAGGATGCTGGTTTTTTAAATACCCTGATATCGTTTCAGGAAAAGTTCAAATTACTGCAAATAATATTCCTTCTTCTATAGTAGCACATTCAGATGGTCGGATTGAAAAAATATTTATTAGGGACAATCAACATGTAAATGAAAATGAGATATTAGCAGTTATAGAGAGTAATGCCGATTATAAGGAAGTTTTCGCAATTAAAAACTTAACAGACTCCTTAAACTCAATATTTCAGTTTAAGGATACTATCTTTTCAGGAATTACATATGATTATTTTAAATTAGGCGAGATTCAGCCATATTATTCATCTTTCATAAAACAATTAAGTGACTATAACAATTTTGTTTTTCTTAATTACCAACGAAAAAAAATAGCAAGCCTTAACTTCGAGATATCTCAAGAAAATAGCTATATCAAAAAATTAAATAAAAAATTGTATTATTCAAAAGAACAATTAAGTATTGCGAGAAGTCAATTCAGGCGAGATTCATTATTATATAAACATGAAGTTATAGCGCTAGCTGATTTTGAGAAATCTCGGACTACCTATTTGCAGTCAAAAAGTACTCTTGAAAATGTAAATACCGAAATTATTAATGCAAACATTCAAGTTACAAAATTAAATCAGGATATTCTCGATTTATCATCTCAACGTTTAGAACAAACAACCCAACAACATAATAATCTTAAAGAAAGCTATGAAGTTTTACTTTCACATATTTCTGATTGGGAAAAAACATATATTTTAAAATCAACAACAGATGGCATAATGACTTTTACTCGTATATGGAACAAAAACCAAAATGTAAAAAAAGGGGATGTCGTATTTACTATCATACCTTCTGGTTCAATTTCTTATATTGCCAAGATACAATTACCTATACAAAGTTCTGGCAAAGTTAAGGTTGGACAGAAAGTTATTATTAAATTAGATGATTTTCCATATATGGAATATGGTATGCTTTGCGGTTTTGTCAATAAGATATCTCTTGTCCCGGATAATGACTTTTACTTTGCTGAAGTTAATTTTTCGTCAAAATTATTAACTACATACGGTAAAGATATTTCTATGAAAAGTTTATATAATGGTAGCTGCGAAATTATTACACAAGAACAACGTCTAATATATAAACTTGTTTATCCCTTAAGGGCGTTTTGGGTTAAAAACAGAACCCTATAG
- a CDS encoding IS66 family transposase encodes MAHARRKFEDSLDNDPDRAKQMLMLMQDLYAMERCAREQGMDATARKSLREEKALPVLTKMETWLKANLEQVLPKSVIGGAISYTLALWPRLLRYMEDGRYEIDNNLVENSIRPVALGRKNYLFAGSHEAAQRAAMMYSFIGSCKLNKVEPFTWFRDVLSRISEHKANRLAELLPQNYCK; translated from the coding sequence ATGGCGCATGCCAGGCGTAAATTTGAAGATTCCTTAGATAATGATCCGGATAGGGCAAAGCAGATGCTTATGCTGATGCAGGATTTGTATGCCATGGAGCGATGTGCCCGAGAACAGGGGATGGATGCAACAGCCCGAAAATCCCTGAGGGAGGAAAAAGCATTGCCCGTGCTAACCAAAATGGAAACCTGGCTAAAAGCAAACCTTGAACAGGTTTTGCCCAAAAGTGTTATAGGGGGAGCTATATCTTATACCCTGGCCTTATGGCCCCGGCTGTTGCGTTACATGGAAGATGGCCGTTATGAAATAGATAACAACCTTGTGGAGAATAGCATACGTCCGGTGGCTCTGGGAAGGAAGAATTATCTATTTGCCGGATCACATGAAGCCGCACAAAGGGCGGCCATGATGTACTCCTTTATTGGATCCTGCAAACTCAACAAAGTAGAACCCTTTACCTGGTTCAGGGACGTTCTCTCACGTATTTCTGAGCACAAAGCCAATAGATTGGCAGAACTTCTGCCACAAAACTACTGTAAATAG